GAAGTAGTAAGGTGAATTATAACCCACTAACCCATTGTATGAAACGGACATAGCAGTGTTTTTATTTCCTTTTTTTGTAGTAATTAATATTACGCCATTACTGGCTCTGGAACCATATATAGCAGCACTACCAGCATCTTTTAAAACGGATACATTTTCAATATCGGTTGTATTCAAAGCATTGATATCACCACCAACTATACCGTCTATTACGATGAGTGGAGCATTACTTCCTAAAGTGCTAATACCGCGAATGTTAATACTTAGACCTGCTCCTGGTTCAGAATTGCGTTGTTGAATTGTTAGGCTAGGAGACTGACCCTGTAAAGCTTGGGTCGTATTTATTGATGCTCTTCCTTTAAAAGCACCTTCACTAACTTGGTCAATTGCACTTACTACTTTAGATCTTTTTTGCGTTCCATATCCAATAATGACAACTTCGTCTAGTGCAGCTGCACTTTCATCCAATATTATTGAAATGGTTTGTCGACCATTAACTGGAATTTCTTTTGTTTCATAACCAATAAATGAAATTTGTAAAATGGCGTTATTTGAAACTGTTATTGAGAATTTTCCGTCATAATCAACGGTTATTCCGTTTTTCGTGCCTTTTTCGATAACATTGGCTCCGAATAATGGTTCTCCGTCAGCTCCAAATACCGTTCCATTAATTTGATCTTGTTTCTTTTTAGAAGTTGACGAAGGTTTGGGATTTAACGTGTCGTTTTTATTAAGACTTTTTTTTAATAATACCTTTCGATTGTCAATTTCATAAGAGGTCTGCTCATCTTTAAAAAGTAAATTTAATACTTCTTTAATAGATACTTTGTTAACGTTTAAGGACACTTGACGTGTCAAATCTATTGAATTTGTATTGAAAATGAATTTAAATTTAGTTTTTGCTTCAATTTCAATTATAACCTTTTCAACTGAAGTATTTTTTACGCTCAAAGAAATTTTAGTCTTCTGAGCATAAGAAGTATTAGCCTGCATTACAAGGTTTATCGTAAGCAAAAATAAAATAGATAGCTTCATTTTTAAGTCAAATTTCAAGACCCAAGGAAAATAGTCCTTAGACTTTACTGTTTTTTTCATAATTTTGATTTTTTATTAGTGATTATTCAAGTTAGTTTAATCATTTTTTATGTCGGAAAATGTTACAGCATTTTCCGATTTTTTTTTTTAAAACTGATTGATGTTGAATTAAGCTTTACCCATAGGCATCATAATTTTAGTTTATTATAATTTTGTTATTTATTATTTTAAATTCAATTGAATAAATCTTATTAAAATAACCTAATACTTCTTCAATAGTATCTTTGTCAATTTCTATGGTAGCGTTAAAATTCTCATTCGCCAACTTTTTATTATTATTAACTATAGTAATATTATAGGCACGTTCTAATTTTTTTATAATTTTATTAAAGGGGGTGTTTCTAAAAATTATATTACCATTTATCCAAGCTGTATATTCATGAGTATCTACTCTTTCCGTAGCGATACTTTTTAGCGTTTTGTTAAATGAAGCCTTATAACTAGGTTCCAACATTTTTTTATTGTTTGATACATTCAGACGCACGGAACCATCTACTAATACGACTTCTGATTTATTATCCTCATCGTAATTTGATACATTAAATTTTGTTCCTAATACGCTCACATTCATTTCGTCGGCAGTGACCACAAATGGGTGATCTATATTGTGGGTAACGTCGAAATATGCTTCTCCTTTCAAAAAAACTTGTCGATTTGAACCTTTAGAAAAATTTATAGGATATTTTAAAGAGCTACCTGAATTAAGAAAGATATTTGTACCGTCAGATAGAACAACATTAAATCGTTTTCCATAGGGGACATTTAAAGTATTGAATTTTAACTTTTCTCCAGAGTCATCATTAAAATATATCAATTGAGTTCCTTTGTGTATCCCAATTATACCTCCATTTTGGTTTACGATGTCGGAATTTTTATTTTCTGAGATAATTTCAATAGCACCATTATCTAGTTTTAACGTAATGTCAGTAATTTGAGGGACATTTTCTTCTAAACTTTTGGTGTTAAAAAATCCTTTCTGATATGAATATAGAATTGCCATAAATAGAATAGCTATGGCAGCATATTTTAATACTGAATTTATGCGAAAACGGTATGAAATACTTTTATCCTTACGCATATGTTCTTGTAATTTTTCTTTTATTTTCTGGCTATCGGGATTGTTCATGCCTGAAGTAATAGCAAGGTGGGTTTTTACATATTTTTTAAATGTTAATTCACTTTCAGGATTTTGTAACCATTTATTAATCATATCTAATTCAGATGAATTTGCTGAATTATTTAAATACTTTATAATAAGAATTTCTATTTCTGGTAATTTCATATTTACATCATGCTAATATTTACTATAACAAGTAAAATTTAAGACACCCTTATTTTTTTTATGTAATTATTGTAGTTTTGTAAGAATTAACAGCAAAAAATTATTGTATCAAAAATTATGAGTATAAAAACGGATTTTAATGAAAATGCTGTTTTAATAGAACATTTAATAAAAGGGGAAGAAAAGGCATTCATGTTTTTAATCGATAGTTATCATAAAAAATTACATACCTATGCTTTAACTTTAATTGGAAATTATTCAATAGCTCAGGACATTGTTCAAAATGTATTTTTAAAAGTTTGGAAGAATAGAAAAAGACTTAATAGTAATCTCTTAATTAGCAGTTTTCTGTATAAATCTGTCTATAATGAATTTATAAATGAGTATCATAAGAATAAAAAAGTAATAATATTACAACAGCAATACTATGATTCATTATCTGAGGTAATGGAAGAAGTTGACATTGAAACTTATGAAATTTTGTCAAGTTTGGTTACGGAGGAAATAAAGAAATTACCCCCCAAATGTCAGAAAATATTTATTCTAAGTAAAAAAGAAGGTCTTACATATAATGAAATATCTGAATACTATAATATATCTGTAAAAACGGTAGAAGCACAAATGTCAAAAGCTTATACGATTATTAGGAACAAATTAGGAGATAAGTACAAAACGATTTTTATCATACTTTTTGAAAAAAATATAAATGTTTTACATTGATTAAAGAGTTATATAGTGCTTGAAAACTAATAAAGACTTTTGTCAAAAAAATATTTTTATACTTTTGTTTTATTATTTATAATAAAAATTTTGCTGTTTTGTGTGGTTCAATAAGGTTATGCTTAAAATGTAATTAAAGCTAAATTATTCACAAATACTTTGAACAATTACTTCAATAATAATTTACATAGTTAGTTTTTTAATCTAAATGTAAAAATGAAGTTTCTTTTGTAAATAGCAGGCCTATAACTTCATGTTTAAGAGCTCTTTTTCTAATAATTCTCTAGTCGGCATTTCAATTACCCAATTTGAATTAACTCTTCCCACAATTTCATAATTTTTCGTTTTACTTAATCCTTAACCATGTTTTAATACCGCTCTAATAAATAGTGATATTCACATATGACATGCATCTATTGAGTGATTAATAACTAAATAATGAAACTGATTTGGCTTTCGAAAAATATATAAATTAACGG
The nucleotide sequence above comes from Aureibaculum algae. Encoded proteins:
- a CDS encoding FecR family protein, coding for MKLPEIEILIIKYLNNSANSSELDMINKWLQNPESELTFKKYVKTHLAITSGMNNPDSQKIKEKLQEHMRKDKSISYRFRINSVLKYAAIAILFMAILYSYQKGFFNTKSLEENVPQITDITLKLDNGAIEIISENKNSDIVNQNGGIIGIHKGTQLIYFNDDSGEKLKFNTLNVPYGKRFNVVLSDGTNIFLNSGSSLKYPINFSKGSNRQVFLKGEAYFDVTHNIDHPFVVTADEMNVSVLGTKFNVSNYDEDNKSEVVLVDGSVRLNVSNNKKMLEPSYKASFNKTLKSIATERVDTHEYTAWINGNIIFRNTPFNKIIKKLERAYNITIVNNNKKLANENFNATIEIDKDTIEEVLGYFNKIYSIEFKIINNKIIIN
- a CDS encoding RNA polymerase sigma factor is translated as MSIKTDFNENAVLIEHLIKGEEKAFMFLIDSYHKKLHTYALTLIGNYSIAQDIVQNVFLKVWKNRKRLNSNLLISSFLYKSVYNEFINEYHKNKKVIILQQQYYDSLSEVMEEVDIETYEILSSLVTEEIKKLPPKCQKIFILSKKEGLTYNEISEYYNISVKTVEAQMSKAYTIIRNKLGDKYKTIFIILFEKNINVLH